Within Nostoc flagelliforme CCNUN1, the genomic segment TAGTTGAGTGGTTGAAAGAAGAACATGGACAAGATATAGAGTATGCAACGGTTTATGCCTGGGTTCGATATCGATGCTTGAGCAAAACTAAAAGTACCTCGCCCTCAAAGCCATAAGCAGGACGAAAAGTTGGTATCTGAGTTTAAAAAAACTCGGTATCATTCTGAATCGTCTAGAAAAACATCTAGCGCCCGGCAAGTCTGTTCGCTACCTGTGCCAGGATGAAACTAGGGTTGGACTCAAAACTCTTACAGGAAAAGTGATTACAGCTTCCGGAGTCAAGCCCACTGTTAAGGTGATATGGCCAAGAGATAACTTTTGGATTTATGGTGCAATTGAACCAAAGACTTGCGATCATTTCCTGTATGAATATCCAAAACTAGATGGTGAGTGTTTTCAACAGTTTTTGGACTGGCTATCTGTGCAATTAGGTAGTGATTACGCTATTTTACAGATTGATCAAGCACCTGCTCATACAAGTTCCGCAATTCGTTGGCAAGAATTTATTATTCAAGAGTTTCAACCAGCTTCAGCCCCGGAACTCAATCCCATTGAAAGGCTTTGGCAGCTCCTCAAGAAACCACTCAAAAATCAGCTTTTCTCTTCTTTACAAACTTTACGCGTAGGCGTAGCCCGCCGTAGGCATCGCATCCAAGAAATATTCGACCAACTTACTTTTGAGCAGGTAATTTCTGTCTCTTCTTACAACTTTATCCTGGAAGCTTTATTCTATGCAGCTTCATATTAATTTGGGATGACATAAACAACTGTTATTCTGAAATGACATAATTTTTGCCTAGTTTCGACTTTTAAAACACCTTCTAATAGGAAAGTTTAGGCAACTTAACGATAAAGCTTGTTCCCTTACCCTGGGCACTTTCAACTTCAATCGTCCCTTGATGCGCCTCAATAATACTCTTTGCTAAAAATAATCCTAACCCCCATCCTGTTTGATCCTCAGCAGAGATGGTTCGACGAAATTGTTGAAATAAGATTGATTGAGCTTCTGAAGAAATCGGATTACCTTCGTTGTGGATAGTCAGGCTGATATGCGTTTCAATTTGTTCAAGCGTGAGTGTAATTGGTGTATTAGCAGCACCATACTTCACGGCGTTAATAGCTAAGTTTTCAATTACCCGTCGTATCTCTTTACGGCTGCAATTGCTCCTGATAGCAGTATCAGAAACTACAACAAACCGCTCTCCATAAGCAAAGTTCAAATCCTCTACTACGTCCTGAACAAGGCTGTCTAAGAGGGTGTTTGAAAAGTCGGTCAGGGTGTAAAAAAGCTCTCTCAGTGTAAGCTGTGAATAGAAAGAACACAGCACCGAGAGAGTAACATGAGTAAAGCATACCCTAATAATTTGACTGATGCCCAATATGAATTTATCAGTGAGATGATTCCAGAACCAAAAAAAGGTGGACGCAAGCGTGAAGTCTATATGTTGTCCGTCCTAAACGCGATTTTTTATGTCCGCAGTAGTTGGAGTGCGATGGCGCGCGCTGCCTGGGGACTTTCCCCCAAGGCATTCTGTGTATACTTATTTTCGCAACTGGCGCAGAGACGGAACTTGGGTGAAAATTCATGATGATCTGCGAGAATGGACGAGAATCGAAGAGACACGCCATCCGAGTCCATCAGAAGCGATCATCGATAGTCAAAGTGTAAGAAACAGTAAAAGTAATCTACTGTAAACGTCTTAGCGAGAAGGTTTTAACGAGTCTCAACCGCGCAAGCAAGGCAGAATTTGCCTGTTACTGGTTTTTGTCTAGTGGAACCAAAATGTAGGTTGTCTGGTTATTAGGTATATTAGCGTTCTGACTAGCAGATAGAGTGTCATCCTCAACTGCACTCTTGTCTATGTCCACTGTACCTTTTACAGTGTCTTTAACACCTTCAGCT encodes:
- a CDS encoding IS630 family transposase — its product is MNRLEKHLAPGKSVRYLCQDETRVGLKTLTGKVITASGVKPTVKVIWPRDNFWIYGAIEPKTCDHFLYEYPKLDGECFQQFLDWLSVQLGSDYAILQIDQAPAHTSSAIRWQEFIIQEFQPASAPELNPIERLWQLLKKPLKNQLFSSLQTLRVGVARRRHRIQEIFDQLTFEQVISVSSYNFILEALFYAASY
- a CDS encoding sensor histidine kinase; the protein is MNFAYGERFVVVSDTAIRSNCSRKEIRRVIENLAINAVKYGAANTPITLTLEQIETHISLTIHNEGNPISSEAQSILFQQFRRTISAEDQTGWGLGLFLAKSIIEAHQGTIEVESAQGKGTSFIVKLPKLSY